The DNA sequence GCTCAACCTGCGCATGCAGTTCGAACGGGATAACTGGTCCGCGGCACTATATGTCAACAACGTTACCGACGAACGTGCCCAGATTTCGGCCAATAATACGGGCATGAGCGTCAACAGCCCCGCGCTGTTCCGCATAGCGACCAACCAACCGCTGACCGTTGGCGTCAACTACAATTATCGTTTCTGATCTCTCCGCCTGGGGATTGGAGCCGTCACTACGTGGCGGTTCCAATCCCCTCTCTTTCAAGACATGTTGGATCCTGGCCGTGAATCGTCGCACACTATATACCGGGCCTTTGAAAGCATCACGACATGGCGACGATTGATCTGAACAGCGACCTGGGAGAAAGTTTCGGCGCATGGCGGATGGGCGATGATGCCGCCATGCTCGCCATCGTTTCCAGCGCCAACATCGCTTGCGGTTTTCATGCGGGCGACCCGGCGGGCATCCTGTCGGTATTGCGGGAGGCCGCAGCCCGAGGAGTGGCCATAGGCGCGCACATTGCCTATCCCGATCTGGTTGGCTTCGGCAGGCGCAACATGGATCCCAGCAGCGCCGAACTTGTCGCCGACACCATCTATCAGATCGGCGCGCTTCAGGGCCTGGCCAGCGCGGCAGGTACGCGTGTGCGCTACGTCAAACCGCATGGCGCCCTCTACAACACCATCGCCACCGATGAACGGCAGGCGGTCGATGTCATTGCAGGCATCAAGGCGATCGATCCCGGCCTGATCCTGATGGTCGGCGCGGGCGCGTCAGTCGTCGATCAGGCGCGTGATGCGGGCCTTCGGGTCGTACGGGAAGCCTTCGCCGACCGCGCCTATAATCCTGATGGCAGTCTGGTCAGCCGCCGCTTGCCCGGCGCGGTGCTTCACGACGAGGACGCCATTGCACATCGCGTCCTGCGGCTGGTGACCGAAGGCCGCATCACCGCCATCGATGGCACGGACATCCGGCTGGAGGCGGAATCGATCTGCATTCACGGAGATACGCCCGCAGCTGTCGCCATCGCAGCCAAGCTACGCGAAACTCTGACGGCCAATGGTGTCGCCATCAAGCCGTTCGCCCTGAGCGATGGCTAAGGCCATGCGTTTCCTTGCCGCAGGCGGAGAAGCGGTCCTCGTCGAACTGGATGATCTGGACCAGACGCTGGCGCTGCTCGATCGACTGATGGAGAGCAGGCCTCGCGGCGTTCATGAAATGGTTCCCGGCGCGCGGACGCTGCTTGTCCGCTTCGATCCTCTGCTGACCGACCGGACGGCCCTCGCGCGAGCGATCGGACAGCTTGACCTGTCCGCACATGCCGCCCGCCAAGGCAAAGCCATTGACCTTCCCATGACCTATGATGGCGAAGATTTGGGCAGCATCGCCGAAATACTGGGCTGGTCGGTGGACGAACTGGTGCGGCGGCACATGGCCGCCACCTATACGGTCGCCTTCACGGGCTTCGCGCCGGGTTTTGCCTATATGATCAGCGACGACCCGGACATCGACGTGCCGCGCCGTGCGACCCCCCGGTTGCGCGTGCCCGCTGGAACAGTGGCGCTGGCGGGGAAGTTCGGCGGCATCTATCCGACCGACAGCCCCGGTGGCTGGCAGTTGCTGGGTACGACGCCGCTTCGGATGTGGGATACGCATCGGGACAAGCCTGCGCTGCTGGCGCCGGGCGACAGGGTGCGGTTCCGCGATATGGCCAAGGGCAGCAGCGTGACGGTGCCTGATCACGCGTCTGCGCCTGCGCCCAAGCGTCGGGTGACGCAGGGCCTGCGGGTGCGTCGCTGCGATCGCCCCGCTCTCTATCAGGACAGGGGGCGGCCGGGCAGGGCCGGTCAGGGAATTTCGGAATCCGGCGCGCTTGACCGCGCTGCCCTTCGCGAAGCCAATATCTGTGTCGGCAACCCGCCCGGCGCCGCCGCGATCGAGATCAGTTTTGGCGGGTTTGAACTGGAAGCGGATCAGCCAGTCACGATGGCTGTCACCGGGGCTCCATGCCCCTTGGAAATCCGATCCAGCGGAGGCTGCAGGATCAGCGCGCCCTTCGGTCAGCCTTTCGCTTTGGACGCGGGAGACATCATCAGTATGGGCATCCCCCTCAGCGGGATGCGCAGCTATCTGGCCGTTCGTGGCGGTTTCGGCGTAGCCCCGGTGCTCGGTGCTGCGGCATACGATACGCTAGCAAAGGTCGGGCCTGATCCCATAAGCCAGGGCGACATTCTGGAGCTGGCGAACGCGCCCGCACTGGCGGTGGACGCGCAGCGCCCGCTTGCTCCGACGTTGCCGAGGGCGGGGGACGTGGTGACGCTCGATCTGCTGCTAGGCCCGCGCACGGATTGGTTCACCGATGAGGGCGTCGAGACGCTGCTGCGCCAGCCATGGCGAGTGACGCCTGAATCGAGCCGGGTCGGCCTCAGACTGTCCGGTGAAAAGCCTCTCGAGCGCCGCGATAACAAGGAACTGCCATCCGAAGGCACGGTGCGTGGTTCGGTGCAGGTGCCGCACAATGGCCAGCCAGTGCTGTTCCTTGCCGATCATCCATTGACCGGGGGCTATCCCGTCATCGGCGTCGTCGCGCCGCATCATCTGGATCTGGCCGGGCAAATTCCGATCGGCGCCATGATCCGTTTCAATTCCATCGCCGTCTTCCAGCCAGCCGCCGAGACCATCGCCTTATGAAGAAGCTGCTGATCGCCAACCGTGGCGAGATCGCCATTCGCATCGCCCGCGCCGCCCGCGATTATGGCGTCGCGTCGGTTGCGATCTATTCCGATGCGGACGCGCTGTCCCTGCATGTGGAGGCGGCCGACGAAGCCTATGGACTGGGGCCGGGCCGTCCTGCGGACAATTATCTCAACATCGCCAAGATCATCGATGTGGCGCGGAAAGCCGGGGCGGACGCCTTGCATCCGGGCTATGGCTTTTTGTCGGAACGGGCGGAGTTCGCGCAAGCGGTCATCGACGCCGGGCTGATCTGGGTCGGACCCGCGCCCGATGTCATCACCATCCTGGGTGACAAGGTCGAGGCACGCCGGATCGCTGAAAAGGTCGGCGCGCCGCTCGTCCAGGGCTCGGGAGGGTCGCTGGCTTCGGCTGCGGAGGCAGTGGCCTTCGCCGAGCAATGCGGTCTGCCGATCGCGATCAAGGCGGCGTTTGGCGGCGGCGGGCGCGGCATGAAGGTCGCGCGGCGCATGGACGAGGTGGGCGAGCTGTTCGATTCCGCAGTGCGCGAGGCAAAGGAGGCGTTCGGCCGGGGCGAATGCTATGCGGAGCAGTTTCTCGACCGCCCCCGCCATGTCGAGGCTCAGGTCATCGCCGACACGCATGGCAATATCGTCGTGCTGGGCACGCGCGACTGTTCCTTGCAGCGGCGCAACCAGAAGCTGGTCGAAGAAGCGCCCGCGCCGTTCCTTGAACCCGGCCAGAGAAGCGCCATTCACGATGCGGCGCGCGCCATCTGCAAGGAAGCGGGCTATGTAGGCGCTGGGACCGTTGAGTTCCTGCTATCGCCCAATGGGGTTATCTCCTTCCTGGAGGTGAACACCCGGCTTCAGGTCGAACATCCGGTGACGGAAGAAACGACTGGGGTCGATATCGTCGTAGAACAATTGCGGGTCGCTGACGGGCTGCCGCTCAGCATCGATGACACGCCCGAACCGCTGTGTCACGCGATCGAGTTCCGCATCAATGCCGAAGATCCGGGCAGGGGCTTCCTGCCTACCCCCGGCCTGATCACGCGCTTTCGTCCTCCGGCCGGGCCGAATGTGCGCGTGGATGCGGGGGTCGAAACGGGATCGGAGATTCCGGGTCTGTATGACTCGATGATGGCGAAGCTGATCGTCACCGGCCGCACGCGGCAGGAAGCGTTCGTCCATGCGCGCCGCGCGCTGGCAGAATTCCGTATCGAAGGTGTCGCGTCCGTTCTGCCGTTTCACCGGGCAGTGGTGGAAGAACCGGCCTTCACAGGTGACGAGGCTTTTGGCGTGTTCACCAACTGGATCGAGACGGAGTTTCGCGGCGTCCAGCCTGCCCCCCGCGTCGATCCTGTCGAAGGCGGACTCATTCACAGCTTTATCGAAATCGACGGCAAAAGGCACGCTATCGCCCTGCCGGCCAGGCTGTTTTCGGGGGTGGGCGCTGCCCCCTCAGAGGCCGGGGATCCATCGGCATCTCCGGCCTCTGAGGGGGCCGTCGTGGCGCCGATCCCGGGCACGCTCCAGCAATGGCTGGTCGAAGACGGCGCGGACGTGGCCGAGGGCGATCTGATCGCGGTCATGGAAGCCATGAAGATGGAAACCCGCATCACCGCGCCTGTCGCCGGACGCATAGGCTTGAAAGCCAAGCCAGGCGACCTGGTCAATCTGGGGGCAGAACTGGCGGTCATCGCCTGAACGCGCCGGACGGCCACTGTTGCGTTGGATCATATGGAACATCGATGTTCCTGACGGAGGACTGAAGTGGAAAAATTGAACGTTGCGCTGGTTGGCACGGGCTTCATGGGCAAGGCGCATTCGATCGCCACCGCCGTGGTGCCGATCCTGTTCGGTTCTCCAGTCGAGATCGAACGCAAGGTCGTCGTGGACATTGACGAGGAACTGGCGCGCAACGCTGCCCGCCAATATGGCTTTAGCGAGCATGCGACCGACTGGCGCGAGGTCGTCAGCCGCCCGGATATCGACATTGTAGACATCTGCACGCCCAACGACACGCATGCGCCGATCGCCATCGCCGCTGCAAAGGCTGGCAAGCATGTGTTGTGTGAAAAGCCGATGGCGATGACCGTGGCCGACGCAGAGGAGATGCTGGCTGCCGCGCGCGCATCGGGCGTTACCACCATGCTGTCCTATAATTACCGCCACACGCCCGCGATCCAGATGGCGCAGCGCCTGATCGAGGAAGGCCGCATTGGCGAGATTCACACTTTCCGGGGCCGCTATCTTCAGGATTGGGGCGCGGACCCGGCGACGCCCTTGTCCTGGCGCTTCAACAAGGAAAAGGCCGGCTCGGGCACGCTGGGCGACATCGGCACCCATGTGATCGACGCGGCGCGGCTGCTGGTGGGTGAATTCTCCTCGGTCAGTTCCATCGTCAAGACCCTGGTGCCGCAGCGGCCGTTGCCCGCCGGACGCTTCTTCGGCCCGAGCGGCGCGGCATCTGATGAGATGGGCACGGTCGATGTCGATGACGCTGCGCTGACCATGATCCACTTCGCCAACGGGGCCTATGGCACGATTGAGGTTACCCGCAACGCCTGGGGCCACCATAATGAACTGGGCTTTGAAATTCATGGGACGAAGGGGTCGATCGCGTTCAACTATCAGCGCTTGAATGAACTGCGCGTCGCTTTTGCCGACGATCCTGCGGACGCCTTTGGCTATCGCACCATCTACTCCGGGCCGAACCAGCCCTTTGGCGACAAGCTGTGGCCGGTCGCGGGTATGGGTCAGGGTTATATCGATGTGAAATCGATCGAATGGTATAATTTCCTGAAGGCCATCGCCGAGGGCAAGCCCGCTTCGCCCAATTTCGCCGACGGCGTCCAGATCGAGCGGATTGCCGACGCGATCCTGAAGTCGGGCGAGACTGGGCAGTGGGAGAATATCGAGATCGCTGGATAAAGAGGCGATGCGATTTCGTGAAGGAAATGGCGAATTGAAGGAAGTTTCGATGGGTGAGCAGTTCGATTGGCAAGATACGGGCGTTGAGGGTTTCGTTCATGGTTTCCAGACCATCGACGGCACCCGCGTCCATTATGTGAGCGGCGGCAAGCCGGATGGCGAGGTGCTGGTGCTGGTCGCCGGTTTCCCGCAGAGCTGGTACGCCTGGCGCAAGGTGCTGCCGATGCTGGGCAAGCGATACCGGGTGATCGCGCCCGACCTGCCGGGGCAGGGCGATTCCGATCTGCCGCTCACCGGATGCGACACCGGCAATGTCGCCCGGATCATGCATGGCCTGTTCGAAAAGCTGGGCATCAGCAGCCATTATCTGGTCGCGCACGATATCGGCGCCTGGGTCGCCTATCCCTATGCGGTGGAATATGGCGAAGCGCTCAAAGGGTTGGTGATCCTGGACACCGGCATTCCGGGCATCAGCCTGCCCGATGCGCTGCCCTGGGCGGCGAATGTCGCCTGGCGCACCTGGCACGTCGCCTTCCACAATGTGCCTGACCTGCCGGAGATATTCATCGAGGGCAAGGAAAGCATCTACATGAACTGGTATCTCAACCGGAAGGCAGCCAATCCGCTGGTCTTTTCGGACGAGGACCGGGCGGAGTATCTGCGCGCTTTCCTGAAGAACGGGCTGAAAGGCGGCCTGGCCTATTACCGGGCCGTATCACAGTCGGCCGAGCAGAACCGGGCGCTGAGCGCCAAGGGCAAGCTCAACATGCCGGTGCTGGCGGTTCAGGCCGATCAGGGATCGATGCCCGATCTGGTGGCGGAACTGCGCCAGGTGGCGTCGAATGTGCAGGGCACCGCGATCACGTCTTGCGGGCACTATATCCCCGAAGAACAGCCCGAGGCGCTGGCTCGCGAACTGGACGATTTCTTCACCGGACTTGCCGCAAAGGCGTGAGAAAAGGGACCCGTTCCGCCTACCCAGTCAAGGCGGAACGGGTCCAACCGGTCAGATGGGACCGGGTTCGAAGCGGAAATCGCCGTCCAGCAGGCTTTCGTCCCGAATGTCGGTGACCAGCATGCAGCCGGGACTGTGCGTGATCGCGATCGGGGGCCGCGCCTGTGCGATGGCGAGCTGCGGCGTCACGCCGCAAGCCCAGAATACCGGCAATTCACCGTCCGCGACCGGAACGCTGTCGCCATAGTCCGGCTGCGTCACATCGATGATGCCGATGCGCGACGGGTCGCCGATATGCACGGGGCTGCCATGCACCTGCGGCATCCGGCTTGTCACCTCGACCGCGCGAATGGCATCGAGAGCCTGGAACGGGCGCATGGATACCACCAGATTGCCCGAGAAACGTCCGGCTGGTTCGCAGGGGATGTTGGTGCGGAACATCGGGACATTGCGGTCTAGCGCGATGTGACGGACCTCAAGGCCCGCATCGATCAAAGCGCCTTCGAAAGAGAAAGAGCAGCCGATGAGGAAGCTGACGAAGTTGTCGCCCCACAGATCGGTGATGTCGTGACTTTCGCCGACCGGTTGCCCGTCCCGCAGGATGCAATATTTGGGGACGTCCGTGCGTATGTCTATTCCCGGCCCCAATGTCGGAAGTGCGGGATCGCCGGGCTTGCCGACCGCTACCAGCGGGCAGGGCTTTGGATTGGCGAGACAGAATTGCAGGAAATCTTCCGCCCATGGCTTGGGCAGGATCACGAGGTTCGCCTGGACGAAGCCATGCGCCATGCCTGACGTATGTCCCCGGATCTTCCCCGCTCTAATGTCTGCTCGAACGTCCGCAGGCGAGCGTGCCGATGCCGGATCCAATGCTGCCACTTGCACCCCCTTCTTGAAAATCGATGCTGGCAGTCCATGTGTCACGAAAGGGGGTGATCCGGTCAAATCTCCATATGTGATGAGTTGAGATAGAAAATTCTGCTGAAAAGAATTTGAAACAGCGCCAACAATATTCCTATCTGGAATGAGATCGAAGATTGAACAGACGCCGCTGAGATGGTCAGCAGTTGGGCGATTGCATCGCCACTTCTTGGGCAAGTTCGGCAAGAACCGCATTTAATGGGCGATCGGGCTGAACAAAATAGCTCGCCGTGAAGGACATGGTCGGCATGTCGTCGCCAGTTTCAATGAGACGCAGTTCGCCGCTGGCGATCTGGTCGGCGACCGTTTCGGAAGGGATGGCGGCGATGCCGATGCCGTCGCGCGTCATCCGCACGATCGAGGACAGCGAACTGTTGGCAAAGAAGCGCACCCCTTTCAGATGCGCTTTCTGAAACAGGTCGGCCAGTTGCCAGTAGGGCCGACTGGAGCGCGCATAGGTGAGGATCGGATACGCCGCCAGGCTTTCCAGCGAGACGGGATCATCGCCAAGGTCGAGATCGCTGTGCGCCACCCAGCAAATGGGATAGGAACAGAGCGGCAGGTTCTGCGCCTTTGCGGAGGTCACGGGACCCAGGAGCAGGGCGACGTCGATGCTGCCATTTTCCAGAGCGCTGGCGAGGTTGGAAGAGGTGTCGACGTTGATTTCCAGCGTGACCGCGGGATATTCATTGTGCAACCGCTTGAGCAGTTCGGAAAGCCAGGTGTGGACGATCGTTTCCGACACGCCAAGCTGGACCGTGCCGCCGAGCGCACTGGGGCCGGACATGGCAAGCAGCATTTCCGTCCTGAGGTTCATCATCCGTTCGGCATAGACCATCAATTCGCGGCCCTTCGCGGTCAGATGGCTGCCCCTGTTGTCGCGATCGAACAGCTTGGCCTTGAGCGCATGTTCCAGCTGGATGATGCGTGCGGAGACGGCCGGCTGCGTCGTGTGCAGCTTTTCTGCTGCGCGATGAAAGCCGCCAACCTGAGCCACGACGTAGAAAGTCTCCAGCGTGCGCAGGTCAATCATGGAGCGGTCCCTTTTGATCGCGTTGACTATGGATGACAGAGCATTCTCCTAAAAAATATGCTGATCAAGACAAAAGCATCGGGTGAGGAAAAGGCCGAATGCCGCAGCCATGCGGGTGGCAATAAAGGCGGCGCTGCTACGGCTCCATGGGCTGGTTCTGAACGACCGGCCCGTGGAGCTGCCCAAGGGCGGCCGTCAGAGGCGACGATAGGTTTCGACGGTGATCGATCCCAGCCAGCCGCCCGCCTTGTCGCCGAACGCCTTCATCAGTTCGGTGTTGTTGTGAACCTCAAGATCCTGTTCGCTGTCCCAGATTTCATAGAACATGAAATTGCCGGGCGTGCTGGCGGATTCATGCAGGTCATAGAGGGTGCAGCCGGGTTCGGAGCGCACGGCAGCGACCAGTTCCTTGAGCGCTTCGCGCATCAGGTCCTCTTTGCCCGGCACAGTGGTCAGCAGGGCCGACACATAAACTTTGTCCGTCATAATCTCTCCTGAAGTTGCGTGATATTTTGAGGAAGTTGTTCAGTCCAGTTCCAGCGCGAAGGCGGACTTGATCGAATTGGCGATAAAGCATCCCCGGTGCGCCCGGTCATGCATACGCGACAGGGCTTCCGGGGTGGGCTGCTTTTCGCCGGTGAAGATCACGCGGGGGCGCAGGGTTATGGACGACACCCAAGGATAGCCTTCCGCGCTTTTCGACACTTCGCCTGTGGCGTTGTCGGTATAGCTTTCCACCGCATAGCCGCTGCCTTCGCAGATCGCGAGGAAGACGAGCATGTGGCAGCTGGCGAGCGCGGACACGAGCAGCTGTTCCGGATCGGCAAGCGCGGCGTTGCCGAGATATTCCGCCGCTGCCGATGCCTGTACGTCGGTTTGCGGGCTGAAGACGACCTTATGGTCGCGGCTGTAGGTGCCAGGTTGACCAGCATGAGGGGCTGACGCCCATTCCAGCCTGATTTTATGTTGGGACATACGCTTGAAAATCCTATGAAGGTGGACGGGTCAGCTTAGCCCTCGGCCAGTGCGGCGAGCATGACCTCGGCAATGGCGACATCGGCTTCGGCTGGGCCGCCGGAGACGCCGACGCCGCCGATCACCGTGCCTTCATGGACGATCGGCAGGCCGCCGCCGAACAGGACCAGCGGCCTGTTGGTCGATCGTTCCAGACCATAGAGCGGGGCGCCGGGCTGGGAGATTTCCATCCAGTTCGCGGTGGGCGATCGCAGCGCGGCGGAGGTGTAGGCCTTGTTCTGCGCGATATCGACGGTGGCAAGGCCCGCATCGTCGGCGCGCAGGAAGGCGAGGAGATTGCCGCCGGAATCGACGATCGCGAGCGACGATGGTTCGCCCAGTTCGCGGGCCTTGGCCGCGCCCGCCGCCAGCGCGCGCATGGCGGCTTCGTGAGAAATCAGTTTCAGCATCATCAGTCTCCCCTCGCCAGCGGCTGGCGGTTAGTTATAGGCCCCGCCATCGACGTTGATCGCCTGCGCGGTCACGTATGATGCTTCGTTGGAAGCGAGATAGACGAACAGCGGCGCGACCTCTTCCGGCAGCGCTTGCCGACCCAGAGGGACATTGGCGCGGACCACCTCATCCTGTCGGGCCGATCCGCCCATGAGGTCGATGATCGGCTGGTTGAACGGTGTGTCGATCCAGCCGGGGCAGACCGCGTTGACGCGGACGCCGTCGGACGCGAGTTCCTGTGCCAGGGCGCTTGCCATGTTGATCACCGCGGCCTTGGACGCCGAATAGGCAAGGAGGCCGGGCGCGCCGCGCTTGCCCGCCAACGACGACATGAAGGTGATCGAACTGTTGCCCGCCGCGCGAAGGAGGGGCAGGGCGTGCTTGACGAAGAGGAAGCCGCTGCGCACGTTGACCGCGAAGGTGCGGTCCCAGTTGTCGGTGCTGAAATCCTCGATCCCGCCCGACAATTGCAGACCGGCGTTGAGGCAGAGCGTGTCGAGGCCGTTCATCCATTCCGCGGCGGCCTGCACGGCGGCGGCGATATCCTCCTCGCGGGAAATATCGGCGTGGAAGAAGCGCACGGC is a window from the Sphingobium sp. Cam5-1 genome containing:
- a CDS encoding LamB/YcsF family protein; its protein translation is MATIDLNSDLGESFGAWRMGDDAAMLAIVSSANIACGFHAGDPAGILSVLREAAARGVAIGAHIAYPDLVGFGRRNMDPSSAELVADTIYQIGALQGLASAAGTRVRYVKPHGALYNTIATDERQAVDVIAGIKAIDPGLILMVGAGASVVDQARDAGLRVVREAFADRAYNPDGSLVSRRLPGAVLHDEDAIAHRVLRLVTEGRITAIDGTDIRLEAESICIHGDTPAAVAIAAKLRETLTANGVAIKPFALSDG
- a CDS encoding urea amidolyase family protein; protein product: MRFLAAGGEAVLVELDDLDQTLALLDRLMESRPRGVHEMVPGARTLLVRFDPLLTDRTALARAIGQLDLSAHAARQGKAIDLPMTYDGEDLGSIAEILGWSVDELVRRHMAATYTVAFTGFAPGFAYMISDDPDIDVPRRATPRLRVPAGTVALAGKFGGIYPTDSPGGWQLLGTTPLRMWDTHRDKPALLAPGDRVRFRDMAKGSSVTVPDHASAPAPKRRVTQGLRVRRCDRPALYQDRGRPGRAGQGISESGALDRAALREANICVGNPPGAAAIEISFGGFELEADQPVTMAVTGAPCPLEIRSSGGCRISAPFGQPFALDAGDIISMGIPLSGMRSYLAVRGGFGVAPVLGAAAYDTLAKVGPDPISQGDILELANAPALAVDAQRPLAPTLPRAGDVVTLDLLLGPRTDWFTDEGVETLLRQPWRVTPESSRVGLRLSGEKPLERRDNKELPSEGTVRGSVQVPHNGQPVLFLADHPLTGGYPVIGVVAPHHLDLAGQIPIGAMIRFNSIAVFQPAAETIAL
- a CDS encoding acetyl/propionyl/methylcrotonyl-CoA carboxylase subunit alpha produces the protein MKKLLIANRGEIAIRIARAARDYGVASVAIYSDADALSLHVEAADEAYGLGPGRPADNYLNIAKIIDVARKAGADALHPGYGFLSERAEFAQAVIDAGLIWVGPAPDVITILGDKVEARRIAEKVGAPLVQGSGGSLASAAEAVAFAEQCGLPIAIKAAFGGGGRGMKVARRMDEVGELFDSAVREAKEAFGRGECYAEQFLDRPRHVEAQVIADTHGNIVVLGTRDCSLQRRNQKLVEEAPAPFLEPGQRSAIHDAARAICKEAGYVGAGTVEFLLSPNGVISFLEVNTRLQVEHPVTEETTGVDIVVEQLRVADGLPLSIDDTPEPLCHAIEFRINAEDPGRGFLPTPGLITRFRPPAGPNVRVDAGVETGSEIPGLYDSMMAKLIVTGRTRQEAFVHARRALAEFRIEGVASVLPFHRAVVEEPAFTGDEAFGVFTNWIETEFRGVQPAPRVDPVEGGLIHSFIEIDGKRHAIALPARLFSGVGAAPSEAGDPSASPASEGAVVAPIPGTLQQWLVEDGADVAEGDLIAVMEAMKMETRITAPVAGRIGLKAKPGDLVNLGAELAVIA
- a CDS encoding Gfo/Idh/MocA family protein, which gives rise to MEKLNVALVGTGFMGKAHSIATAVVPILFGSPVEIERKVVVDIDEELARNAARQYGFSEHATDWREVVSRPDIDIVDICTPNDTHAPIAIAAAKAGKHVLCEKPMAMTVADAEEMLAAARASGVTTMLSYNYRHTPAIQMAQRLIEEGRIGEIHTFRGRYLQDWGADPATPLSWRFNKEKAGSGTLGDIGTHVIDAARLLVGEFSSVSSIVKTLVPQRPLPAGRFFGPSGAASDEMGTVDVDDAALTMIHFANGAYGTIEVTRNAWGHHNELGFEIHGTKGSIAFNYQRLNELRVAFADDPADAFGYRTIYSGPNQPFGDKLWPVAGMGQGYIDVKSIEWYNFLKAIAEGKPASPNFADGVQIERIADAILKSGETGQWENIEIAG
- a CDS encoding alpha/beta fold hydrolase gives rise to the protein MKEVSMGEQFDWQDTGVEGFVHGFQTIDGTRVHYVSGGKPDGEVLVLVAGFPQSWYAWRKVLPMLGKRYRVIAPDLPGQGDSDLPLTGCDTGNVARIMHGLFEKLGISSHYLVAHDIGAWVAYPYAVEYGEALKGLVILDTGIPGISLPDALPWAANVAWRTWHVAFHNVPDLPEIFIEGKESIYMNWYLNRKAANPLVFSDEDRAEYLRAFLKNGLKGGLAYYRAVSQSAEQNRALSAKGKLNMPVLAVQADQGSMPDLVAELRQVASNVQGTAITSCGHYIPEEQPEALARELDDFFTGLAAKA
- a CDS encoding putative hydro-lyase; the encoded protein is MAALDPASARSPADVRADIRAGKIRGHTSGMAHGFVQANLVILPKPWAEDFLQFCLANPKPCPLVAVGKPGDPALPTLGPGIDIRTDVPKYCILRDGQPVGESHDITDLWGDNFVSFLIGCSFSFEGALIDAGLEVRHIALDRNVPMFRTNIPCEPAGRFSGNLVVSMRPFQALDAIRAVEVTSRMPQVHGSPVHIGDPSRIGIIDVTQPDYGDSVPVADGELPVFWACGVTPQLAIAQARPPIAITHSPGCMLVTDIRDESLLDGDFRFEPGPI
- a CDS encoding LysR family transcriptional regulator, which produces MIDLRTLETFYVVAQVGGFHRAAEKLHTTQPAVSARIIQLEHALKAKLFDRDNRGSHLTAKGRELMVYAERMMNLRTEMLLAMSGPSALGGTVQLGVSETIVHTWLSELLKRLHNEYPAVTLEINVDTSSNLASALENGSIDVALLLGPVTSAKAQNLPLCSYPICWVAHSDLDLGDDPVSLESLAAYPILTYARSSRPYWQLADLFQKAHLKGVRFFANSSLSSIVRMTRDGIGIAAIPSETVADQIASGELRLIETGDDMPTMSFTASYFVQPDRPLNAVLAELAQEVAMQSPNC
- a CDS encoding putative quinol monooxygenase; amino-acid sequence: MTDKVYVSALLTTVPGKEDLMREALKELVAAVRSEPGCTLYDLHESASTPGNFMFYEIWDSEQDLEVHNNTELMKAFGDKAGGWLGSITVETYRRL
- a CDS encoding OsmC family protein; protein product: MSQHKIRLEWASAPHAGQPGTYSRDHKVVFSPQTDVQASAAAEYLGNAALADPEQLLVSALASCHMLVFLAICEGSGYAVESYTDNATGEVSKSAEGYPWVSSITLRPRVIFTGEKQPTPEALSRMHDRAHRGCFIANSIKSAFALELD
- a CDS encoding GlcG/HbpS family heme-binding protein, which gives rise to MMLKLISHEAAMRALAAGAAKARELGEPSSLAIVDSGGNLLAFLRADDAGLATVDIAQNKAYTSAALRSPTANWMEISQPGAPLYGLERSTNRPLVLFGGGLPIVHEGTVIGGVGVSGGPAEADVAIAEVMLAALAEG
- a CDS encoding SDR family NAD(P)-dependent oxidoreductase, whose protein sequence is MSERLLGKRILLTGGVANIGLAILKAYVAEGATVAVVDRDTEKGEALNAEFPGAVRFFHADISREEDIAAAVQAAAEWMNGLDTLCLNAGLQLSGGIEDFSTDNWDRTFAVNVRSGFLFVKHALPLLRAAGNSSITFMSSLAGKRGAPGLLAYSASKAAVINMASALAQELASDGVRVNAVCPGWIDTPFNQPIIDLMGGSARQDEVVRANVPLGRQALPEEVAPLFVYLASNEASYVTAQAINVDGGAYN